The following is a genomic window from Gemmatimonadota bacterium.
GGTGAGCATCGTGATGTTGCCGCCGAAGATCGTCTGGATCTTGGCCCCGACGGTGCCGAAGACGGAGCGGGAGCGCACCGTGATGCCCCGGACCACCCCCTGGGTCTGGGTGACGCGGTACCCCTCGATGCCGAACGCGGTGGTGGTGTAGCGCGGGTCGATCGCCATGAGGCCCTCAGGCAGGTTGCCCTGACGCGCGCTGCCGGAACACGCGCCGGTAGATGTAGAGGTTGAGCCCCAGGACACCCAGGCCGATGACGGCTTCGGCGGCGCGGGGCAGGGACGCCGGGTGCAGCCAGGTGGGGAGGTAGCGATCCACCAGGTTGAGCGAGTAGCCGGCGTCGAGCGCCTGGGACCGGAGCCAGGTCTCCACCCGCTCGAAGGGCCACAGCCAGCCGGCAAAGGCCATGACCGCGCCCAGCACCGCCGACGGCAGGTGCACCCACATGACCCAGCGCCAGCGGAGCACCATGAAGCCGCCGACCGCGACGAACTTGAGAAAGGTGACGTGGATGAACAGCAACAGGTCGGCCAGTATGCCGTAGACCACCCGATTCCTCCTCGCGAGGTACGGGCGGCGCCAGGAAAGCGGCCCGGCTGCCATCCCGGCGGCAGCTGGCGGAATCTAACCGGACCGGCCGCCGGTCAGCGCGGGCCGTTCGGTTCCACCCGCTGGCCCGCCGCCTTCCACGCCTCGATCCCGCCGCGATACCAGAGCACGTTCCGGTAGCCCATGTTGATGGCGCGCAGCGCGGCGTTGTACGACATCCAGCAGTGCGACGAGAGGCAGTAGAACACCAGCGGGGTGTCCGCGCTCCCCTGCGTCATCTGGCGCAGGAACCCGCCGAACTCCTGCTGGGTCTGGTCGCGGAAGCTTCCCGCCTGGGCGGCCGGCACCGCCGCGAGGGCGCCGGGAATCCGCTCCTGCCCACCCAGGACATCGAACACCAGCGCCCGCACCTGGGTGTTGCCCAGCAGCTCCACCAGCCCGCGGGTCGTGATGACCTGACCCCCGGGAATGGAGGCGGGGGTCGGGGCGTGCATGGGGCCGGCATGCAGCTCCGCCGTTGGCGGGACGCCGAAATCCTGCCGCTCCGCGGCCATCTGCGCGTCCTGGTCCGGGCGCGCGCCGGCGGTGGGGCGTGGGGCGGCCGGTGCCGCCGGCGCCGGGGCAGGCGGGGCCGGCTGGCCGCCGAAGCTGTCCTGCGCCACCAGGGGCGGCGTCAGCAGCACGCAGGCCAGCAGGGTCAGGCGGGAAGCGACGAGACGGGACATGAGGGACCTCACTGGGTGCGCTGGAG
Proteins encoded in this region:
- a CDS encoding YbjQ family protein, with translation MAIDPRYTTTAFGIEGYRVTQTQGVVRGITVRSRSVFGTVGAKIQTIFGGNITMLTRLCENAREEAFNIMLAHAEDVGANAVIGVRYDAGELMPGVTEVLCYGTAVVIELA
- a CDS encoding sulfurtransferase: MAAERQDFGVPPTAELHAGPMHAPTPASIPGGQVITTRGLVELLGNTQVRALVFDVLGGQERIPGALAAVPAAQAGSFRDQTQQEFGGFLRQMTQGSADTPLVFYCLSSHCWMSYNAALRAINMGYRNVLWYRGGIEAWKAAGQRVEPNGPR
- a CDS encoding DUF2784 domain-containing protein — protein: MVYGILADLLLFIHVTFLKFVAVGGFMVLRWRWVMWVHLPSAVLGAVMAFAGWLWPFERVETWLRSQALDAGYSLNLVDRYLPTWLHPASLPRAAEAVIGLGVLGLNLYIYRRVFRQRASGQPA